Proteins from a single region of Croceicoccus marinus:
- a CDS encoding PQQ-dependent sugar dehydrogenase, producing MTRASLREIRARHLAALPAILIAAAATSAGAQAPDQPNQVESIATDDTYISVVEVAKGLDTPWGMSFLPDGRMLVTELPGDLVIVSPDGTVSAPLSGVPSVDTKGQGGLMDVALHPDFASNRMVYLSFAEPGPNGTAGTALGRGMLTGDRLEGFEVIWRQEPKVEGPNHYGNRIAFGPDGKLFLALGERFKFGPAQDLSNTLGVTVRLNDDGSIPADNPFVNQPEANDAIWSYGHRNIEAAVIHPQTGALWVAEMGPLGGDELNEIRPGANYGWPVVSWGINYDGVEIPDPTEYPEYADAAHVWSPVRSPSGMIVYTGEMFPQWQGDILFGSLSAGGVERVDMEDGAIAGTQFIPLNTRIREVEQGPDGAVYLLTNASGESKGAVWRFEPMELRPASADDGRSGPGAR from the coding sequence ATGACCAGAGCCTCGCTGCGTGAAATCCGCGCCCGCCATCTTGCCGCCCTGCCCGCTATCCTGATCGCGGCCGCTGCCACGTCGGCCGGCGCGCAGGCGCCCGACCAGCCCAACCAGGTCGAATCCATCGCCACCGACGACACCTATATCTCGGTTGTCGAAGTCGCGAAGGGTCTCGACACGCCTTGGGGCATGAGTTTCCTGCCCGACGGGCGCATGCTGGTGACCGAACTCCCCGGCGATCTTGTGATCGTATCGCCCGATGGCACCGTCTCCGCTCCACTGTCCGGCGTGCCGAGTGTCGACACCAAGGGGCAGGGCGGGCTGATGGACGTGGCGCTCCACCCCGATTTCGCCAGCAACCGCATGGTCTATCTCTCTTTCGCCGAACCCGGTCCGAACGGAACCGCGGGAACGGCGCTGGGACGCGGGATGCTGACCGGCGACCGGCTGGAAGGGTTCGAGGTGATCTGGCGGCAGGAACCCAAGGTCGAGGGTCCCAATCATTACGGCAATCGCATCGCCTTTGGCCCCGACGGCAAGCTGTTCCTGGCGCTGGGCGAACGGTTCAAGTTCGGCCCCGCGCAGGACCTGTCGAACACGCTGGGCGTGACCGTGCGGCTGAACGATGACGGTTCTATCCCGGCAGACAATCCCTTCGTGAACCAGCCCGAGGCGAATGACGCGATCTGGTCCTATGGCCACCGCAACATCGAGGCTGCCGTCATCCATCCCCAAACCGGCGCGCTGTGGGTGGCCGAGATGGGCCCGCTGGGCGGCGACGAGCTGAACGAAATTCGCCCCGGCGCGAATTACGGCTGGCCGGTGGTCAGCTGGGGCATCAACTATGACGGGGTCGAGATTCCCGACCCCACCGAATATCCCGAATACGCCGACGCCGCTCATGTGTGGAGCCCGGTGCGATCCCCGTCGGGCATGATCGTCTATACCGGCGAGATGTTCCCGCAGTGGCAGGGCGACATATTGTTCGGCTCGCTCTCCGCCGGCGGGGTCGAGCGTGTCGACATGGAAGACGGCGCGATCGCGGGGACGCAGTTCATCCCGCTTAACACCCGCATCCGCGAGGTGGAGCAGGGACCGGACGGCGCGGTCTATCTGCTGACCAATGCCAGCGGCGAGAGCAAGGGCGCGGTCTGGCGCTTCGAGCCGATGGAACTGCGCCCGGCCTCAGCCGATGACGGTCGCAGCGGACCCGGCGCGCGCTGA
- a CDS encoding acyl-CoA dehydrogenase, protein MIETIRRNLLSKPIFQWAKGSLPSLSATEREAMEAGDTWWDADLFSGSPDWEKMRDMAPASLTEEEQAFIDGPVAQLCDMLDDWQISSVNMDLSPQVWEFLKKNKFFGMIIPKEYGGLGFSAFAHSEVNKRISSRSVTAAVTVMVPNSLGPGELLMQFGLDEQKDHYLPRLADGREIPCFALTSNEAGSDASAMIDRGVVCKRTVDGKEVLGISITFAKRYITLAPVATVLGLAFKLFDPDHLLSDVEDPGITVALVPTDTPGVEHGRRHIPSMQAFQNGPVTGKDVFVPIDAIIGGREQIGQGWKMLMAALAAGRGISLPSLATAAACLAARTAGGYSRIREQFGIPIGKFEGIKERLGRIAGIAYELEAARRFTCAGLDQGHHPSIVSAIMKAHATYRMRQAVDDTMDIHAGKTIIDGPKNYFGNVYRSVPVGITVEGANIVTRSLIIFGQGAMRDHPYLLKEVVALERGGKDGLEAFDEVVWKHAGHIIRNLASSFGNGWTAGKLADGGGAGKVKGYYKQLSRYAAALATCAEVALISLGGTLKRKEAISARYGDILSELYLLSAVLKRWEDDGCLDEDLPLVEWCCETGFQRIEDRFDAIFVNFPVPVLDKVMRAVAMPFRSHPRGPSDEVIFACADAILSSGAQRDRIACGVHVGPGPVADLERALDLVERTQRLRDKRKEHGAEALNDAEREALEEAEEAVAIVVATDDFDPKDLRGLVVPEEEQEPSPEQPDLKLVQSM, encoded by the coding sequence ATGATCGAAACAATCCGCCGCAACTTATTGTCCAAGCCCATTTTTCAATGGGCCAAGGGCAGCCTGCCCTCGCTTTCCGCCACCGAACGCGAAGCGATGGAAGCGGGCGATACCTGGTGGGATGCCGACCTGTTCAGCGGATCGCCCGACTGGGAGAAGATGCGCGACATGGCCCCCGCCTCGCTGACCGAGGAGGAGCAGGCCTTCATCGACGGACCGGTCGCACAGCTGTGCGACATGCTGGACGACTGGCAGATTTCGTCCGTGAACATGGATTTGTCGCCGCAGGTGTGGGAATTCCTTAAGAAAAACAAGTTCTTCGGGATGATCATTCCCAAGGAATATGGCGGCCTTGGCTTCAGCGCCTTTGCCCATAGCGAGGTGAACAAGCGCATTTCCAGCCGTTCGGTGACCGCAGCGGTGACGGTGATGGTCCCCAATTCGCTCGGCCCCGGCGAATTGCTGATGCAGTTCGGGCTGGACGAGCAGAAGGACCATTACCTGCCGCGCCTTGCCGACGGGCGCGAGATTCCCTGCTTCGCGCTAACCAGCAACGAGGCCGGATCGGATGCCTCGGCGATGATCGACCGGGGCGTTGTGTGCAAGCGGACCGTGGACGGCAAGGAAGTGCTCGGCATCTCGATCACTTTTGCCAAGCGTTATATCACGCTGGCGCCCGTCGCGACCGTGCTGGGGCTGGCGTTCAAGCTGTTCGATCCGGACCATCTGCTGTCCGATGTCGAGGACCCCGGCATCACCGTCGCGCTGGTCCCCACCGATACGCCCGGCGTCGAGCATGGGCGGCGGCATATCCCGTCGATGCAGGCGTTCCAGAACGGGCCAGTGACCGGCAAGGACGTGTTCGTGCCGATCGACGCGATCATCGGCGGGCGCGAGCAGATCGGGCAGGGCTGGAAGATGCTGATGGCAGCGCTGGCGGCGGGGCGGGGCATCTCGCTGCCCTCTCTGGCGACGGCGGCGGCATGTCTGGCCGCGCGGACGGCGGGCGGCTATTCGCGCATCCGCGAGCAGTTCGGCATCCCCATCGGCAAGTTCGAGGGGATCAAGGAGCGACTGGGCCGCATCGCGGGCATCGCGTACGAGCTTGAGGCCGCGCGCCGCTTTACCTGCGCGGGGCTGGACCAGGGACATCACCCATCCATCGTGTCGGCCATCATGAAGGCGCATGCCACCTATCGCATGCGGCAGGCGGTCGACGACACCATGGACATCCATGCCGGCAAGACGATCATCGACGGGCCGAAGAACTATTTCGGCAATGTCTATCGCTCGGTCCCCGTGGGCATCACGGTCGAGGGCGCGAATATCGTGACCCGCAGCCTGATCATCTTTGGCCAGGGCGCCATGCGCGACCATCCCTATCTGCTGAAGGAAGTCGTCGCGCTGGAACGGGGCGGCAAGGACGGGCTGGAAGCCTTCGACGAGGTGGTCTGGAAGCATGCCGGGCATATCATCAGGAACCTGGCCAGCAGCTTCGGCAATGGCTGGACCGCGGGCAAGCTTGCCGATGGCGGCGGCGCGGGCAAGGTGAAGGGCTATTACAAGCAGCTTTCCCGCTATGCCGCGGCGCTGGCGACCTGCGCCGAAGTGGCGCTGATCTCGCTGGGCGGCACGCTGAAGCGCAAGGAAGCGATCTCGGCCCGCTATGGCGACATATTGTCCGAACTCTATCTGTTGAGTGCGGTTCTGAAGCGCTGGGAGGACGACGGCTGTCTCGACGAGGATCTGCCGCTGGTCGAATGGTGCTGCGAAACCGGCTTCCAGCGGATCGAGGACCGCTTCGACGCGATCTTCGTCAATTTTCCGGTGCCGGTGCTCGACAAGGTGATGCGCGCGGTCGCCATGCCGTTCCGCAGCCATCCGCGCGGCCCCAGCGACGAGGTGATTTTCGCATGCGCCGACGCGATCCTGTCCAGCGGCGCGCAGCGCGACCGCATCGCTTGCGGCGTACATGTCGGGCCGGGGCCGGTCGCCGACCTGGAACGTGCGCTCGACTTGGTCGAGCGGACGCAGAGGCTGCGCGACAAACGCAAGGAACATGGCGCGGAAGCGCTGAACGACGCCGAACGCGAAGCATTGGAAGAAGCGGAAGAAGCCGTCGCCATCGTGGTCGCCACCGATGATTTCGACCCTAAGGACCTTCGCGGTCTGGTCGTCCCGGAAGAGGAGCAGGAGCCATCACCAGAGCAGCCCGATCTGAAGCTCGTCCAGTCTATGTGA
- a CDS encoding acetyl-CoA C-acetyltransferase, protein MIDGLRTPFIKARGKPGPFSPADLAVQCGRPLLMRQKFPRNAFDEVILGCANQIAGEMNVARVAALRMGCGDAMPAYTVHRNCGSGMQSLDEAFRNIAHGDMNLVLAGGTEALSRAPLILSDEATEWLAAFQGAKSAADRAKALTDFKPSFLSPEIGLKQGLTDPVSGLAMGQTTEVLAHRFGISRWQADEYAMESHRRLAQAQEEGWLDDEVEPMFAPDGTVYDHDDGVRPDSNMEQLGGLKPVFEQYGDVTPGNSSQVTDGACWMILASGKAVEEHGLTPIARILDSEWAALAPDIMGLGPVLSSTPLMQRAELSLGDIDLWELNEAFAAQVLSCLAAWEDGDFCREVLGLDTALGRVERDKLNIDGGAVSLGHPVGTSGTRIVLHLVNALRRTGGKRGIATECIGGGQGGAMLVEVL, encoded by the coding sequence GTGATCGACGGGCTTCGCACGCCCTTCATCAAGGCGCGCGGCAAGCCCGGACCTTTCAGCCCTGCCGACCTTGCCGTGCAATGCGGCAGGCCGCTGCTGATGCGCCAGAAATTCCCGCGCAATGCGTTCGACGAGGTGATCCTTGGCTGCGCGAACCAGATCGCGGGCGAGATGAATGTCGCGCGCGTCGCGGCGCTGCGCATGGGATGCGGCGATGCGATGCCCGCCTATACGGTGCATCGCAATTGCGGGTCGGGCATGCAGTCGCTGGATGAGGCGTTTCGCAATATCGCGCATGGCGACATGAACCTGGTGCTCGCCGGCGGGACCGAGGCGTTGAGCCGTGCCCCGCTGATCCTGTCGGACGAGGCGACCGAATGGCTCGCCGCGTTCCAGGGCGCGAAGAGCGCTGCCGACCGGGCCAAGGCGCTGACCGATTTCAAGCCGTCCTTCCTCTCGCCCGAGATCGGGCTGAAACAGGGGCTGACCGATCCCGTCTCCGGCCTTGCGATGGGACAGACGACCGAGGTGCTGGCCCACCGCTTCGGCATCAGCCGCTGGCAGGCCGACGAATATGCGATGGAAAGCCACCGCCGTCTTGCGCAGGCGCAGGAGGAAGGCTGGCTGGACGACGAGGTCGAGCCGATGTTCGCGCCTGACGGCACCGTCTACGACCATGACGACGGCGTGCGGCCTGACAGCAACATGGAACAGCTTGGCGGGCTGAAGCCGGTGTTCGAGCAATACGGCGATGTCACCCCCGGCAATTCGAGCCAGGTGACCGATGGCGCGTGCTGGATGATCCTCGCCTCGGGAAAGGCGGTGGAGGAACACGGTTTGACACCGATCGCGCGCATCCTGGACAGCGAATGGGCCGCATTGGCGCCCGACATCATGGGGCTTGGGCCGGTCCTGTCCTCGACCCCGCTGATGCAGCGGGCCGAGCTGTCGCTTGGCGACATAGACCTGTGGGAATTGAACGAGGCTTTCGCCGCGCAGGTCCTTTCCTGTCTTGCCGCCTGGGAAGACGGGGATTTCTGCCGCGAGGTGCTGGGCCTCGATACCGCGCTGGGGCGGGTCGAGCGGGACAAGCTGAACATCGACGGCGGGGCAGTCAGCCTGGGCCATCCGGTCGGCACCAGCGGCACGCGCATCGTGCTGCATCTGGTCAATGCCTTGCGCCGCACCGGCGGCAAGCGCGGCATCGCCACCGAATGCATCGGCGGCGGGCAGGGCGGAGCGATGCTGGTGGAGGTGCTCTGA
- a CDS encoding 3-hydroxyacyl-CoA dehydrogenase NAD-binding domain-containing protein has protein sequence MGDKTMTSAKDYLSPKPLTGTEGTRGTHWLTHEEGQRIWLILDKQDASTNTLDEAVLRELDGLLDEVEKGDWKAVVFRSAKRSGFAAGADLKQFQGIETESEIRARIDEANAVIDRIAALKPTTIAAVHGACVGGGLELALACDFIVAREDASLGFPEVLVGLHPGLGGTARFTHRISPLEAMKLMLTGRTVDARKAKKLGFVDAVVAERNIANAVDTAVDGRLERRGGGAAVTAMNFYPARRAMAAQMRKQTEDKAPSEHYDAPYALIELWEKHGGSLHDMLEAEHASFARLLPTETTQNLIRVFFLRQRPQQNGKGDSGITRVHVVGAGTMGAEIGAWCALKGIDVTIQDPSREALGKAVAKAFKLFDRKLHGAELLRAKDRFTPDLHGEGARHAGLIIEAAPEKPELKATIYARIEEKAKPDAVIATNTSSLNLNDLAKHLKKPERFVGIHFFNPVSKLDLVEVVRHDGSASQAFETAQQFVGDIGKLPLPVTASPGFLVNRALMPYLGEALLMIDEGIQCERIDETAEEFGMPMGPVELADQVGLDICLAVADSLARDLDRPMPEVPAWLRDKVERGELGKKSGKGLYEYDSDGEPQKDRVDGPVTPQLGERLILPMLDAVAFAIDEGVVEDADSADAAMIFGTGFAPFLGGPMHYAKSRGFGNIANTLDRLESEHGPRFRPSAWWRKARD, from the coding sequence ATGGGTGACAAGACTATGACGAGCGCGAAGGATTATCTCTCGCCCAAGCCGCTGACCGGTACCGAGGGCACGCGCGGTACGCACTGGCTGACGCATGAGGAAGGCCAGCGCATCTGGCTGATCCTCGACAAGCAGGACGCCTCGACCAACACGCTGGACGAAGCGGTGCTGCGCGAGCTGGACGGCCTGCTGGACGAGGTGGAGAAGGGCGACTGGAAGGCGGTGGTCTTCCGCTCTGCCAAGCGTTCGGGCTTTGCGGCCGGCGCCGACCTCAAGCAGTTCCAGGGTATCGAGACCGAGAGCGAGATCCGCGCCCGGATCGACGAGGCCAATGCGGTGATCGACCGGATCGCCGCACTGAAGCCCACGACCATCGCGGCGGTGCATGGCGCCTGCGTGGGAGGCGGGCTGGAACTGGCGCTGGCGTGCGATTTCATCGTGGCGCGGGAAGATGCGTCGCTGGGTTTTCCGGAAGTGCTGGTCGGGCTGCATCCGGGGCTGGGCGGCACGGCGCGGTTTACCCACCGGATCAGCCCGCTGGAAGCGATGAAGCTGATGCTGACCGGCAGGACGGTCGATGCACGCAAGGCGAAGAAGCTGGGCTTCGTCGACGCGGTGGTCGCCGAACGCAATATCGCCAATGCGGTCGACACGGCGGTGGACGGCAGGCTGGAGAGGCGCGGCGGCGGCGCGGCGGTCACGGCGATGAATTTCTATCCGGCGCGCAGGGCGATGGCCGCGCAGATGCGCAAGCAGACCGAGGACAAGGCCCCCAGCGAGCATTACGACGCCCCCTATGCGCTGATCGAATTGTGGGAGAAGCACGGCGGTTCGCTGCACGACATGCTGGAGGCGGAACATGCGTCCTTCGCCAGGCTGCTGCCGACCGAGACGACGCAGAACCTGATCCGCGTGTTCTTCCTGCGCCAGCGGCCTCAGCAGAACGGCAAGGGCGATTCCGGCATCACCCGCGTGCATGTCGTCGGCGCGGGCACGATGGGGGCGGAAATTGGCGCGTGGTGCGCCCTGAAGGGCATCGACGTGACGATCCAGGACCCCAGCCGCGAGGCTTTGGGCAAGGCGGTGGCGAAGGCGTTCAAGTTGTTCGACCGCAAGCTGCACGGTGCCGAACTGCTGCGCGCGAAGGACCGCTTCACCCCCGATCTTCACGGCGAGGGCGCGCGACATGCCGGCCTTATAATCGAGGCTGCGCCGGAGAAGCCCGAGCTGAAGGCCACCATCTATGCCCGGATCGAGGAGAAGGCGAAGCCGGACGCGGTGATCGCGACCAATACCTCCAGCCTGAACCTCAATGATTTGGCGAAACATCTGAAGAAGCCCGAACGCTTCGTCGGCATCCATTTCTTCAACCCGGTGTCGAAACTGGACCTGGTCGAAGTCGTCCGCCACGACGGCAGTGCATCGCAAGCGTTCGAGACCGCGCAGCAATTCGTCGGCGACATCGGCAAGCTGCCGCTGCCGGTCACGGCCTCGCCCGGCTTCCTCGTCAACCGGGCGCTGATGCCTTATCTGGGCGAAGCGCTGCTGATGATCGACGAAGGCATCCAGTGCGAGCGCATCGACGAGACCGCCGAGGAATTCGGCATGCCGATGGGGCCGGTGGAGCTGGCCGACCAGGTTGGTCTGGACATCTGCCTTGCGGTCGCGGATTCGCTGGCGCGCGACCTCGACCGGCCGATGCCCGAAGTGCCCGCCTGGCTGCGCGACAAGGTCGAGCGCGGGGAGCTGGGCAAGAAGTCCGGCAAGGGCCTGTACGAATACGATTCCGATGGCGAGCCTCAGAAGGACCGGGTCGACGGTCCGGTCACGCCGCAACTGGGCGAGCGGCTGATCCTGCCGATGCTGGATGCGGTCGCCTTTGCCATCGACGAGGGCGTGGTCGAGGATGCGGACAGCGCCGATGCGGCGATGATCTTCGGCACCGGCTTCGCGCCGTTCCTTGGCGGGCCGATGCATTATGCGAAATCGCGCGGCTTCGGGAACATCGCCAATACGCTCGACCGGCTGGAGAGCGAGCATGGGCCGCGCTTCAGGCCCAGCGCGTGGTGGCGCAAGGCCAGGGACTGA
- a CDS encoding acetyl-CoA hydrolase/transferase C-terminal domain-containing protein, whose protein sequence is MRRFADADALAGWIIEALGPEIVTGLPLGIGKANHVANALFARAKADPALRLEILTALTLERPRASSDLEARMLEPFVERVFGGYVELAYAEALRGGGLPANVHVSEFFVNSGKWLSNAAVQQHYTSVNYTSVAPDIILKRPINLLAQLIAVDESGPRPRYSLSSNPDITLDVLPELTARREAGEKFLFVGQVNRDLPFMPGSAELYADDFDAILDDPSAEFPVFTVPRNPVGTADYVAGLHAASLVRDGGTLQIGIGSLGDAVTYALILRHRHNSLFRELLAQVTDEQRETAPFEEGLYASSEMFVDGFLDLYDAGILKRRSASGHVLHSAFFAGSRDFLDRLKAMPEERRRDFDMTPVSFTNALYGDEDAKRADRPHARFLNNAMKIDVLGAAQSDTLSDGRVVSGVGGQHDFVEQALALRGANSVMLIHSHRIKDGKAEPNIVWQLDRTTIPRHMRDVVVTEYGVAWLKGASDAECIERMAAIADYRFAGGLAARARKAGKLGKGAEPHTGGNRPERLRDLLAKPRAEGFFPDFPFGSDFTHAERTALRALAFLKECGRSKTALARTFAAGLFAEPDADQRAALDRLEIGGGVKDRLYRALLLGAWRRAAG, encoded by the coding sequence ATGCGCCGCTTCGCCGATGCCGACGCGCTGGCCGGGTGGATCATCGAGGCACTCGGCCCCGAGATCGTGACCGGACTGCCGCTGGGCATCGGCAAGGCGAACCATGTGGCCAATGCGCTGTTCGCGCGGGCAAAGGCCGATCCGGCGCTGCGACTGGAGATCCTGACGGCGCTGACGCTGGAACGCCCGCGTGCTTCCTCAGACCTGGAGGCGCGGATGCTGGAGCCATTCGTCGAGCGCGTGTTCGGCGGATATGTCGAACTGGCCTATGCCGAGGCGCTGCGCGGCGGCGGCCTGCCCGCCAATGTCCATGTGTCGGAATTCTTCGTCAATTCGGGCAAGTGGCTGTCGAACGCCGCGGTCCAGCAGCATTACACCAGCGTCAATTACACATCGGTCGCGCCCGACATCATATTGAAGCGTCCGATCAACCTGCTCGCCCAGCTGATCGCGGTGGACGAAAGCGGGCCTCGGCCGCGCTACAGCCTGTCGTCCAACCCAGACATCACGCTGGACGTGCTGCCCGAACTGACGGCGCGGCGCGAGGCGGGGGAGAAATTCCTGTTCGTGGGGCAGGTGAACCGCGACTTGCCGTTCATGCCGGGCAGCGCGGAACTGTACGCCGATGATTTCGACGCGATCCTCGACGATCCATCGGCCGAGTTCCCGGTGTTCACCGTGCCGCGCAATCCCGTAGGCACCGCCGATTATGTCGCGGGGCTGCATGCCGCCAGCCTGGTCCGCGACGGCGGCACGCTGCAGATCGGCATAGGATCGCTGGGTGATGCAGTGACATACGCGCTGATCCTGCGGCACCGGCACAATTCGCTGTTCCGCGAATTGCTGGCGCAGGTCACCGACGAGCAACGCGAGACGGCTCCGTTCGAGGAGGGGCTCTATGCGTCGAGCGAGATGTTCGTCGACGGTTTCCTGGACCTGTATGACGCAGGGATATTGAAGCGCCGTTCGGCCAGCGGCCATGTGCTGCACAGCGCGTTCTTTGCCGGGTCGCGCGACTTTCTGGACCGGCTGAAAGCGATGCCCGAGGAACGGCGGCGCGATTTCGACATGACCCCGGTATCGTTCACCAATGCGCTTTACGGAGACGAGGACGCCAAGCGGGCCGACCGGCCGCATGCGCGTTTCCTCAACAACGCGATGAAGATCGACGTGCTGGGCGCGGCGCAATCGGACACGCTGAGCGATGGCCGGGTGGTCAGCGGGGTCGGCGGGCAGCATGATTTCGTCGAACAGGCGCTGGCGCTGCGCGGCGCGAATTCGGTGATGCTGATCCATTCGCATCGCATCAAGGACGGCAAGGCCGAGCCTAACATCGTCTGGCAACTGGACCGCACGACCATCCCGCGCCACATGCGCGACGTGGTGGTGACCGAATATGGCGTAGCCTGGCTGAAGGGCGCAAGCGATGCCGAATGCATCGAGCGCATGGCCGCCATCGCGGATTACCGCTTTGCCGGCGGACTGGCCGCAAGGGCGCGCAAGGCGGGCAAGCTGGGCAAGGGGGCCGAACCGCATACCGGCGGCAACCGGCCCGAACGATTGCGCGACCTGCTGGCGAAACCGCGCGCGGAGGGGTTCTTTCCCGACTTCCCCTTCGGCAGCGATTTCACCCATGCGGAGCGCACCGCCCTGCGCGCGCTGGCGTTTCTGAAGGAGTGCGGCCGTTCGAAAACCGCGCTGGCACGCACCTTCGCCGCGGGGCTTTTCGCGGAACCGGATGCGGATCAACGCGCCGCGCTCGACCGGTTGGAGATCGGCGGCGGGGTGAAGGACCGATTGTACCGCGCGCTGCTGCTGGGTGCGTGGCGGCGGGCGGCGGGGTGA
- a CDS encoding efflux transporter outer membrane subunit, protein MAGPDFERPDPAVPRDYVSGRTPAATQAADGLAGDAQYFLPGADLPRGWWHWFGSPELVLLIERAFAGSPDLAASRARLRGAEAQLRAQRGLLVPQLGASGSASYGSGGGGGQGAGQGGGGQAGGQGGGQAGGQGFGAEAFTVYTAGASVSYDLDLAGGNRRRVEAAAAEYRRQAQELQAAYLALIGNIVSAALESASLRAQIEAREQLIAGQNESIELARIRVEQGADARADLVTQLADVAALRATIPPLRSQLAASDNRLALLIGSPPAEAEIPRVELADLRLPEAVPISLPSRLVRTRPDILAAEALLARRSAEIGVEAADLYPNLTLDAGFGLFGGAGGLALAAPDAVFNLGAGLFAPLFDGGRREAEVDVAVAAYQEALALYRGQVLGAFVEVADGIRALENDAAALADQRTALEAARESLELARFRRAEGAISQIDVLTIQRRYEEARFAYIDAIASRFQDTAALFAALGSGPLGDAELAGISAREYLDYTHAELEAGRIPEEGL, encoded by the coding sequence ATGGCCGGTCCCGATTTCGAGCGACCCGATCCCGCCGTGCCGCGTGACTATGTCTCGGGCCGAACGCCGGCCGCGACCCAGGCGGCGGACGGGCTGGCGGGGGATGCGCAATATTTCCTTCCCGGAGCAGACCTGCCGCGTGGCTGGTGGCACTGGTTCGGTTCGCCCGAACTGGTCCTGCTGATCGAGCGGGCCTTTGCGGGTAGCCCCGACCTCGCAGCCTCGCGCGCGCGGCTGCGTGGGGCGGAGGCGCAATTGCGGGCACAGCGCGGGCTGCTGGTGCCGCAGCTGGGGGCCAGCGGATCGGCATCCTATGGCAGCGGCGGCGGAGGCGGGCAGGGCGCGGGCCAAGGTGGCGGCGGACAAGCAGGCGGTCAGGGTGGCGGGCAAGCAGGCGGTCAGGGCTTCGGGGCCGAGGCGTTCACCGTCTATACCGCCGGAGCGAGCGTGTCCTATGACCTCGACCTGGCGGGCGGAAACAGGCGGCGCGTGGAAGCCGCCGCCGCCGAATACCGCAGGCAGGCGCAGGAATTGCAGGCCGCCTATCTGGCGCTGATCGGCAATATCGTCAGCGCAGCGCTGGAATCCGCGTCGCTGCGCGCGCAGATCGAGGCGCGCGAGCAATTGATCGCGGGCCAGAACGAAAGCATCGAACTGGCGCGCATCCGCGTCGAGCAAGGCGCGGACGCCCGCGCCGACCTGGTGACGCAGCTGGCCGATGTGGCGGCCCTGCGCGCGACCATTCCGCCCTTGCGCTCGCAGCTGGCGGCATCGGACAACCGGCTGGCCCTGCTGATCGGATCGCCCCCTGCCGAAGCGGAGATCCCGCGCGTCGAGCTGGCCGATCTGCGCCTGCCCGAGGCCGTGCCGATCAGCCTGCCGTCGCGGCTGGTTCGCACCCGGCCCGACATACTGGCTGCCGAGGCGCTGCTGGCGCGCCGCAGCGCCGAGATCGGGGTTGAGGCGGCGGACCTGTATCCCAACCTGACGCTGGATGCCGGGTTCGGGCTGTTCGGCGGCGCGGGCGGGCTGGCGCTGGCAGCGCCCGATGCGGTGTTCAACCTGGGCGCGGGGCTGTTCGCGCCGCTGTTCGACGGCGGGCGGCGCGAGGCGGAGGTCGACGTGGCGGTGGCAGCCTATCAGGAAGCGCTGGCGCTGTACCGCGGGCAGGTGCTGGGTGCGTTCGTCGAGGTGGCGGACGGGATCCGCGCGCTTGAGAACGACGCCGCGGCACTGGCGGACCAGCGAACGGCGCTCGAAGCGGCGCGCGAAAGCCTGGAACTGGCACGCTTTCGCCGCGCCGAGGGGGCGATCAGCCAGATCGATGTCCTGACCATCCAGCGGCGGTACGAAGAAGCGCGCTTTGCCTATATCGATGCCATCGCCAGCCGCTTCCAGGACACGGCGGCGCTGTTCGCGGCGCTGGGGTCGGGACCGCTTGGCGATGCCGAGCTGGCGGGCATCTCGGCGCGCGAATATCTCGATTACACCCATGCCGAGCTTGAGGCCGGGCGCATACCGGAGGAGGGGCTGTGA